A region from the Janthinobacterium agaricidamnosum genome encodes:
- a CDS encoding DUF6597 domain-containing transcriptional factor, with the protein MIVYQEYLPIPTLRPWLDCVWTCRVQTGATPFTHQVLPDNCIDILCQDQQDASFAVGMMTAPITVVSQGLVQTVAARFKPGAAARFFQLPLCELSDGRTGLQQLWGRELAARLGDALWSEPLSNAQRIAILQEYLLLRLRAAPPRRQAGAADHAIAAIEAASGQVRVDGLAQQLGVSRQHLALQFRQQVGISPKLFARICRFRAACQAMQSVAGQQDWAQMALQYGYFDQSHLIHDFQEFARSSPDAWLAGRRA; encoded by the coding sequence ATGATCGTCTATCAGGAATATCTGCCCATCCCCACCTTGCGGCCCTGGCTGGACTGCGTCTGGACCTGCCGCGTGCAGACGGGCGCCACGCCCTTCACGCACCAGGTCTTGCCCGACAATTGCATCGACATCCTGTGCCAGGACCAGCAGGACGCCAGCTTTGCCGTGGGCATGATGACGGCGCCGATTACCGTCGTCAGCCAGGGTCTGGTGCAGACGGTGGCGGCCCGCTTCAAGCCGGGCGCAGCGGCACGCTTCTTCCAGCTGCCCTTGTGCGAACTGAGCGATGGCCGCACGGGATTGCAGCAGCTATGGGGCCGCGAGCTGGCGGCGCGCCTCGGTGACGCGCTATGGAGCGAGCCCTTGTCCAACGCACAAAGAATTGCCATTTTGCAAGAATATCTGCTGCTGCGCCTGCGCGCCGCGCCGCCACGGCGCCAGGCCGGCGCGGCCGACCATGCCATCGCGGCCATTGAGGCGGCATCGGGGCAGGTGCGCGTGGATGGACTGGCGCAGCAGCTGGGCGTGTCGCGCCAGCACCTGGCGCTGCAATTTCGCCAGCAAGTGGGCATCAGCCCGAAGCTGTTTGCCCGCATCTGCCGTTTCCGCGCCGCCTGCCAGGCCATGCAAAGCGTGGCGGGACAGCAGGACTGGGCGCAGATGGCCTTGCAATATGGTTATTTCGATCAGTCGCACCTGATCCACGACTTCCAGGAATTCGCCCGCAGCTCGCCCGACGCGTGGCTGGCGGGCCGGCGCGCGTGA
- a CDS encoding VOC family protein — MMALFFIHQEQNMIKGLRTVTYPVPDLDKAKAWYSQVFGTAPYFDQPFYVGFAIGGFELGLLPDGKPGTQGSVTYWGVDGIEQEVERIVALGGSLHHPITDVGDGIRTVELLDPFGNQIGLIDNPHFDTAKVV, encoded by the coding sequence ATGATGGCGTTATTCTTCATTCACCAGGAGCAGAACATGATCAAGGGCTTGCGCACCGTCACCTATCCCGTCCCCGACCTGGACAAGGCCAAAGCCTGGTACAGCCAGGTATTCGGCACGGCACCGTATTTCGACCAGCCGTTCTATGTCGGCTTTGCCATCGGCGGCTTCGAGCTGGGACTGCTGCCGGACGGCAAGCCTGGCACGCAGGGCAGCGTGACGTACTGGGGCGTGGATGGCATTGAGCAGGAAGTCGAACGCATCGTGGCGCTGGGCGGCAGCCTGCACCATCCGATCACGGACGTGGGCGACGGCATCCGCACGGTGGAATTGCTCGACCCCTTCGGCAACCAGATCGGCCTGATCGACAATCCCCACTTCGATACGGCCAAGGTCGTCTAG
- a CDS encoding LysR substrate-binding domain-containing protein, which translates to MSRKIPMLQALNCFEAAARHQSYTHAARELSLTQSAVSRQISSLESFLGVQLFQRTRHGVLLTSAGAAYARQIAARLDGLERDTLDTMARQGGGGALQLASVPTFATRWLMPRLSSLAGLHPDIVVHIDAYTKPFMFADTEYDGALYAGTPEQLARWPGTRATLLMHEEIVPVASPRLLAARSAWQPQDLLELTLLQQSTRPGAWRQWFDAMQVDGELARYGARYELFSMLAMAAVQGQGVVLLPRMLVEAELARGELRIACERPLRGQRAYYLITPEAAHEKLALQQFRVWLQDEAA; encoded by the coding sequence ATGTCACGCAAAATTCCCATGCTGCAAGCGCTAAATTGTTTCGAAGCGGCCGCGCGCCACCAGAGCTACACGCATGCGGCGCGCGAACTGTCGCTGACGCAAAGCGCCGTGTCGCGGCAGATATCTTCCCTGGAAAGCTTTCTTGGCGTGCAACTATTCCAGCGCACGCGCCATGGCGTGCTGCTGACCAGCGCCGGCGCCGCGTATGCGCGCCAGATCGCGGCCCGCCTCGACGGCCTGGAGCGCGACACGCTCGACACCATGGCGCGCCAGGGCGGCGGCGGGGCGCTGCAGCTCGCGTCTGTGCCCACGTTTGCCACGCGCTGGCTGATGCCGCGGCTGTCGTCGCTGGCCGGTTTGCACCCCGATATCGTCGTGCATATCGATGCCTATACAAAGCCGTTCATGTTTGCCGATACGGAATACGACGGCGCCTTGTACGCGGGTACGCCCGAGCAGCTGGCGCGCTGGCCCGGCACGCGCGCCACCTTGCTCATGCACGAAGAAATCGTGCCTGTCGCCAGCCCGCGCCTGCTGGCGGCGCGCAGCGCCTGGCAGCCGCAGGATTTATTGGAACTGACCTTGTTGCAGCAAAGTACGCGCCCGGGCGCCTGGCGCCAGTGGTTTGACGCCATGCAGGTCGATGGGGAACTGGCGCGCTACGGCGCCCGCTATGAGTTGTTTTCCATGCTGGCCATGGCGGCCGTGCAGGGACAGGGCGTGGTCTTGCTGCCCCGTATGCTGGTCGAAGCGGAACTGGCGCGCGGCGAGCTGCGCATCGCATGCGAGCGCCCACTGCGCGGCCAGCGCGCGTATTACCTGATCACGCCCGAGGCGGCACATGAGAAACTGGCCTTGCAGCAGTTCCGCGTATGGCTGCAAGACGAGGCGGCCTAG
- a CDS encoding acyl-CoA dehydrogenase, giving the protein MSKTVFDWNSPLLLEEQLTGDERAVLEAARDYCQGSLVPRVLESFRHGRTDAAIFREMGELGLLGTTIPEEYGGAGLNYVCYGLAAREVERVDSGYRSMMSVQSSLVMVPINAFGNEETKQKYLPKLATGEFIGCFGLTEPNHGSDPGSMVTRARKVPGGYSISGAKMWITNSPIADVFVVWAKDDEGAIRGFVLEKGWKGLSAPEIHGKVGLRTSITGEIVMDEVFCPEENAFPDVRGLKGPFTCLNSARYGIAWGALGAAEDCYLKARQYTMDRQQFGRPLAANQLVQKKLADMLTEITMGLQGCLRLGRMKDEGSPAVEITSIMKRNSCGKALDIARMARDMMGGNGISDEFGVIRHLVNLEVVNTYEGTHDVHALIIGRAITGIAAFSN; this is encoded by the coding sequence ATGAGCAAAACCGTATTCGACTGGAATTCCCCCCTGCTGCTGGAAGAACAACTGACGGGCGACGAACGCGCCGTGCTGGAAGCGGCCCGCGACTATTGCCAGGGCAGCCTGGTGCCGCGCGTGCTTGAATCGTTCCGCCATGGCCGCACGGACGCCGCCATCTTCCGCGAAATGGGCGAGCTGGGCTTGCTGGGCACGACGATACCCGAAGAATACGGCGGCGCCGGCCTGAACTACGTCTGCTACGGCCTGGCCGCGCGCGAAGTCGAGCGCGTCGATTCGGGCTACCGCTCGATGATGAGCGTGCAATCATCGCTGGTGATGGTGCCGATCAATGCCTTCGGCAACGAAGAAACCAAGCAGAAATACCTGCCGAAACTGGCGACGGGCGAATTCATCGGCTGCTTCGGCCTGACGGAACCGAACCATGGTTCCGACCCTGGCAGCATGGTCACGCGCGCGCGCAAGGTACCGGGCGGCTACAGTATCTCCGGCGCCAAGATGTGGATCACCAACAGCCCGATCGCCGACGTGTTCGTCGTCTGGGCCAAGGACGATGAAGGCGCGATCCGCGGCTTCGTGCTGGAAAAAGGCTGGAAAGGCCTGTCGGCGCCGGAAATCCACGGCAAGGTGGGCTTGCGTACCAGCATCACCGGCGAAATCGTCATGGATGAAGTATTTTGCCCGGAAGAAAACGCCTTCCCCGACGTGCGCGGCCTGAAAGGTCCATTTACTTGCCTGAACAGCGCCCGCTACGGCATCGCCTGGGGCGCGCTGGGCGCGGCCGAAGACTGCTACCTGAAGGCACGCCAGTACACGATGGACCGCCAGCAATTCGGCCGCCCATTGGCTGCGAACCAGCTGGTGCAAAAGAAACTGGCCGACATGCTGACGGAAATCACCATGGGCTTGCAAGGGTGCTTGCGCCTGGGCCGCATGAAGGATGAGGGCTCGCCCGCCGTGGAAATCACCTCTATCATGAAACGCAACAGCTGCGGCAAGGCACTGGACATCGCCCGCATGGCGCGCGACATGATGGGCGGCAACGGCATTTCCGACGAGTTCGGCGTCATCCGCCACCTGGTCAACCTGGAAGTGGTGAACACCTATGAAGGCACGCACGATGTGCACGCGCTGATCATCGGCCGCGCCATCACCGGCATCGCCGCCTTCAGCAACTGA
- a CDS encoding CaiB/BaiF CoA transferase family protein, producing MDALASTLASTLRPAPLSGLRVLDLSRVLAGPWAGQMLADLGADVVKVEQPGRGDDTRSWGPPYLKDADGRDTAEAAYFQCANRNKRSLCIDLAAPEGQALVRKLAAESDVLLENFKLDGLKQYGLDAASLLALNPRLVYCSITGFGQDGPYAARAGYDFLIQGMGGLMSITGVPDGQPGAGPQKVGVAQTDILTGLYATIAVQAALAERERSGLGQHIDLALLDVQVAALGNQAANYLCGGKVPQRMGNAHPNIVPYQDFPTADGDMILAIGNDGQFSRFCAVAGHPEWAQDERFATNPQRVAHRAVLIPLMRQTTVMRTTAEWISAFEAQAVPCGPVNRIDQVFADPQVVARGLKVEMPHPTAGTVALVANPVRLSGSPVQYRLPPPLLGQHTDEVLQQWLGLDGAEIDGLRERKVV from the coding sequence ATGGACGCCTTGGCTTCCACCCTCGCCTCCACCCTGCGGCCCGCGCCGTTGAGCGGCTTGCGCGTGCTCGACCTGTCGCGCGTGCTGGCCGGCCCGTGGGCCGGACAAATGCTGGCCGACCTCGGCGCCGACGTCGTCAAGGTCGAGCAGCCGGGACGCGGCGACGACACGCGCTCCTGGGGTCCGCCGTATCTGAAAGACGCGGACGGCCGCGATACGGCCGAGGCTGCCTACTTCCAGTGCGCCAACCGCAACAAGCGCTCCTTGTGCATCGACCTGGCTGCCCCTGAAGGGCAAGCCCTGGTGCGCAAGCTGGCCGCCGAATCGGACGTGCTGCTGGAAAATTTCAAGCTCGATGGTTTGAAGCAATACGGCCTCGATGCGGCGAGCTTGCTGGCGCTCAACCCGCGCCTCGTGTACTGCTCCATCACGGGTTTCGGCCAGGATGGGCCGTATGCGGCGCGCGCCGGCTATGACTTCTTAATCCAGGGCATGGGCGGCCTGATGAGCATCACGGGCGTGCCCGATGGCCAGCCGGGCGCCGGACCGCAAAAAGTGGGTGTGGCGCAAACGGACATCCTGACGGGCCTGTACGCCACCATCGCCGTGCAGGCCGCATTGGCCGAACGCGAGCGCTCGGGCCTGGGCCAGCATATCGACCTGGCCCTGCTCGACGTGCAAGTGGCCGCGCTGGGCAACCAGGCCGCCAACTACTTGTGCGGAGGCAAGGTGCCGCAGCGCATGGGCAATGCGCATCCGAACATTGTTCCGTATCAAGACTTTCCCACTGCCGATGGCGACATGATTCTGGCGATCGGCAACGATGGACAGTTTTCGCGTTTTTGCGCCGTCGCCGGCCACCCGGAATGGGCGCAGGACGAACGCTTCGCCACCAACCCGCAGCGCGTCGCGCACCGGGCGGTGTTGATACCGTTGATGCGCCAGACCACGGTCATGCGCACGACGGCAGAGTGGATCAGCGCGTTCGAGGCGCAAGCCGTGCCGTGCGGCCCCGTCAACCGCATCGACCAGGTCTTTGCCGACCCGCAAGTGGTGGCGCGTGGCTTGAAAGTGGAGATGCCGCATCCGACGGCGGGCACGGTGGCGCTGGTGGCCAATCCCGTGCGCCTGTCCGGCTCGCCGGTGCAATACCGCTTGCCGCCGCCCTTGCTGGGGCAGCATACGGACGAGGTATTGCAGCAGTGGCTGGGGTTGGACGGTGCGGAGATTGACGGCTTGCGTGAGCGCAAGGTGGTGTAA
- a CDS encoding barstar family protein encodes MATAILNGKDITDEASFHAQCVQAFGFPAFYGNSMDAWVDCLSYLRDDENMTQFRLKPNEVLDIVVQDADAMKAQVPDLLEEITFCIAGINERYDDYGEKPALKLVLK; translated from the coding sequence ATGGCCACAGCCATCCTGAATGGAAAAGACATCACCGATGAAGCGAGCTTTCACGCGCAATGCGTGCAAGCCTTCGGTTTCCCCGCGTTCTACGGCAACAGCATGGATGCCTGGGTCGATTGCCTCAGCTACCTGCGCGACGATGAAAACATGACGCAGTTCCGTTTGAAACCGAACGAAGTGCTGGACATCGTGGTACAGGACGCTGACGCGATGAAGGCGCAAGTGCCTGATTTGCTGGAAGAAATCACGTTTTGCATCGCCGGCATCAATGAGCGCTATGACGATTACGGTGAAAAACCGGCATTGAAACTGGTACTCAAGTGA
- the dapB gene encoding 4-hydroxy-tetrahydrodipicolinate reductase, which produces MTELKIAIAGASGRMGHILIEAVSNAPDAVLTGALDRAGSPSVGQDAAAFLGKPAGVLIASDLAAGLANADYLIDFTRPEGTLQHLAYCAEHGIKMIIGTTGFDDAGKAAIAAAAEKTAIMFAPNMSVGVNVTMKLLELAAKSLSEGYDIEIIEAHHRFKVDAPSGTALQMGEVVAGALGRDLKECAVYGREGVTGERDPSTIGFATIRGGDIVGDHTVLFAGIGERIEISHKSSSRVTYAHGALRAARFLADKPTGLFDMQDVLSLKN; this is translated from the coding sequence ATGACTGAACTGAAAATTGCCATCGCTGGCGCCAGCGGCCGCATGGGCCATATCCTGATCGAAGCGGTCAGCAACGCGCCCGACGCCGTGCTGACCGGCGCCCTCGACCGCGCCGGCTCGCCGAGCGTCGGGCAGGATGCCGCCGCCTTTCTCGGCAAGCCTGCCGGCGTGCTGATCGCGTCGGACCTTGCCGCCGGCCTGGCCAATGCCGATTACCTGATCGACTTCACGCGCCCCGAAGGCACTTTGCAGCACCTGGCGTATTGCGCCGAGCATGGCATCAAGATGATCATCGGCACCACCGGTTTCGATGACGCGGGCAAGGCCGCCATTGCCGCCGCCGCCGAAAAGACGGCCATCATGTTCGCGCCGAACATGAGCGTGGGCGTGAATGTCACCATGAAGCTGCTGGAACTGGCCGCGAAAAGCCTGTCCGAAGGCTACGACATCGAAATCATCGAAGCGCATCACCGCTTCAAGGTCGATGCGCCGTCGGGCACGGCCCTGCAAATGGGTGAAGTGGTGGCCGGCGCCCTGGGCCGCGACCTGAAGGAATGCGCCGTGTACGGCCGCGAAGGCGTGACGGGCGAACGCGATCCGTCGACCATCGGCTTTGCTACCATCCGCGGCGGCGATATCGTCGGCGACCATACGGTGCTGTTTGCCGGCATCGGCGAGCGCATCGAGATCAGCCACAAATCGAGCAGCCGCGTCACCTACGCCCACGGCGCCCTGCGCGCCGCGCGTTTCCTGGCCGATAAGCCGACGGGCCTGTTCGACATGCAGGATGTGCTGTCGCTGAAGAACTGA
- a CDS encoding outer membrane protein assembly factor BamE, translating to MVCVALAVSGCANRGILGEKPAAAQKEGKELVPEQGAQTTTITPLQKFMWFFSPYRPDIQQGNFVSEEMLAQLKVGMTRDQVRFVLGTSLLTDIFHADRWDYPFRLARGSGETTSSRVVVYFGKDGKVERFEGGNLPTEKEYIDRIAGPSPFAKVAKADVPAAVVPSPVAPSAVPVPADAAPAIPVSKPDVAPAPATAPAAEPAPTPAAEPTK from the coding sequence ATGGTCTGTGTCGCGCTGGCCGTGTCCGGCTGCGCCAACCGTGGCATTCTTGGCGAAAAGCCGGCAGCTGCTCAAAAAGAAGGCAAGGAACTGGTTCCCGAACAGGGCGCACAAACGACCACCATTACGCCGCTGCAAAAATTCATGTGGTTTTTCTCGCCCTACCGTCCTGACATTCAACAAGGCAACTTTGTCTCCGAAGAGATGCTGGCCCAGTTGAAAGTAGGAATGACGCGCGACCAGGTGCGTTTCGTCCTCGGCACTTCGCTGCTGACCGATATCTTCCATGCCGACCGCTGGGATTATCCATTCCGTCTGGCGCGGGGCAGTGGCGAAACCACTAGCAGCCGCGTGGTCGTGTACTTCGGCAAGGATGGCAAGGTTGAACGTTTCGAAGGCGGCAACTTGCCGACGGAGAAAGAATATATCGACCGCATCGCCGGTCCGTCGCCATTCGCCAAGGTCGCCAAGGCTGACGTGCCTGCCGCCGTCGTGCCATCGCCCGTGGCGCCGAGCGCCGTGCCGGTACCGGCCGATGCCGCTCCTGCCATTCCTGTGAGCAAGCCTGACGTTGCACCAGCACCAGCAACGGCGCCTGCCGCCGAGCCAGCACCGACGCCTGCCGCCGAACCCACCAAATAA
- the fur gene encoding ferric iron uptake transcriptional regulator — translation MSNNPSDLKASGLKATLPRLKILDIFQSSPVRHLTAEDVYKILLADNMDVGLATVYRVLTQFEQAGLLNRNHFETGKAIFELNEGSHHDHLVCLDCGRVEEFFDEEIEIRQQKVAEERGFKIAEHALAIYGNCTKTACPHKTA, via the coding sequence ATGAGTAACAATCCTAGTGATCTCAAGGCAAGCGGCCTGAAAGCCACCCTGCCACGGCTGAAGATACTCGATATCTTCCAGAGTAGCCCGGTACGCCACCTGACCGCGGAAGACGTCTACAAGATTCTGCTGGCCGACAATATGGATGTCGGCTTGGCAACTGTCTACCGTGTCCTCACGCAATTCGAACAAGCCGGCTTGCTTAACCGCAACCATTTTGAAACCGGCAAGGCGATTTTCGAACTCAACGAAGGCTCCCACCACGACCACCTGGTGTGCCTCGACTGTGGCCGGGTCGAAGAATTCTTCGACGAAGAAATCGAAATCCGCCAGCAAAAAGTGGCCGAAGAGCGCGGCTTCAAGATCGCCGAACACGCCCTGGCCATCTACGGCAACTGCACCAAGACAGCTTGCCCGCACAAAACAGCCTGA
- the hrcA gene encoding heat-inducible transcriptional repressor HrcA — protein MQLDTRAQTLLKALVERYIADGLPVGSRALSKISGLDLSPATIRNIMADLEELGYVSSPHTSAGRIPTPRGYRIFVDTLLTVRHLDEHLVESRMRLQTPQPQKTIANAAQMLSSLSQFAGVVLSPRRESVFQQIEFLRLSEKRILLVIVAPGGDVQNRLLLTEADYTPAQLVQSANYINQNYGGLSFDAVRVRLQGELRQLRDDMGSLMQAAVEAGSEAMADHSDDMVISGERNLLSVSDLSSNMHSLRQMFDMFEQKTGLMQLLDVSSKATGVQIFIGGESNLVPMDEMSVVTAPYEVNGKIVGTLGVIGPTRMAYERVIPIVDITAKLLSSALSHH, from the coding sequence ATGCAACTCGATACACGTGCCCAAACACTGCTGAAAGCCCTGGTCGAGCGATATATCGCCGACGGCCTGCCGGTCGGTTCGCGCGCCTTGTCGAAAATTTCCGGCCTCGACCTGTCGCCGGCCACGATCCGCAACATCATGGCCGACCTGGAAGAGCTCGGTTATGTGTCCAGTCCGCATACCTCGGCCGGACGCATCCCCACGCCGCGTGGCTACCGCATCTTTGTCGACACCTTGCTGACCGTCCGGCACTTGGACGAGCACCTGGTGGAGTCGCGCATGCGCCTGCAGACACCGCAGCCGCAAAAAACCATCGCCAACGCGGCGCAGATGCTGTCGTCGCTGTCGCAGTTCGCCGGCGTCGTGCTCAGCCCGCGCCGCGAATCCGTGTTCCAGCAAATCGAATTCCTGCGCCTGTCCGAAAAACGCATCCTGCTCGTCATCGTCGCTCCCGGCGGCGATGTGCAGAACCGTTTATTGCTGACGGAGGCCGACTATACGCCGGCGCAACTGGTGCAATCGGCTAATTACATCAACCAGAATTATGGCGGCCTGTCGTTCGACGCCGTGCGCGTGCGCCTGCAAGGCGAGCTGCGCCAGTTGCGCGACGACATGGGCAGTTTGATGCAGGCGGCCGTGGAGGCGGGCAGCGAAGCGATGGCCGATCATAGCGATGACATGGTGATTTCCGGCGAGCGCAACTTGCTCAGCGTGAGCGATCTGTCATCGAATATGCATTCGCTGCGCCAGATGTTCGACATGTTCGAGCAAAAAACGGGCTTGATGCAGCTGCTCGACGTGTCGAGCAAGGCGACGGGCGTGCAGATTTTCATCGGCGGCGAATCGAACCTGGTGCCGATGGATGAGATGAGCGTGGTGACGGCGCCGTATGAAGTCAACGGCAAGATCGTGGGAACGTTGGGAGTGATCGGACCGACGCGCATGGCTTACGAGCGCGTTATCCCGATCGTCGACATCACGGCCAAGCTGCTGTCGAGCGCGCTCAGCCATCATTGA
- a CDS encoding HAD family hydrolase encodes MSLAPVKPAVPPKAILFDLDDTLWPIAPVIAAAETLLHDWLATHAPKVAQQFSIELLRQHRLAMLNEQPHFHGNLIELRRAGLLTAFEAAGEDPALVDGAIAQFLAARHRVQPYDDVLPGLAWMGQRMLVGSISNGNADLEIIGLAQHFKVSIAASDFGVAKPDASIFLAGCAALGVAPHEAVYVGDDLYFDVTGAQGAGMRAVWMNRKGSDAHLAAGVQPDAICANFDELLLWLQGQLED; translated from the coding sequence ATGTCTCTTGCCCCTGTAAAACCTGCCGTGCCGCCCAAGGCCATCCTCTTCGACCTCGACGATACCTTGTGGCCCATCGCGCCCGTGATTGCCGCCGCCGAAACCCTGCTGCACGACTGGCTGGCCACGCATGCGCCCAAGGTGGCGCAGCAGTTTTCCATCGAGCTGTTGCGCCAGCACCGTCTGGCCATGCTCAATGAACAACCGCATTTCCATGGCAATTTGATCGAGCTGCGCCGCGCGGGCTTGCTGACCGCCTTCGAGGCCGCCGGCGAAGATCCCGCCCTGGTCGACGGCGCCATCGCGCAGTTCCTGGCGGCGCGCCATCGCGTGCAGCCGTATGACGATGTCTTGCCCGGCCTGGCCTGGATGGGGCAGCGCATGCTGGTCGGCTCGATCTCGAATGGCAATGCGGACCTTGAAATTATCGGCCTGGCGCAGCATTTTAAAGTGTCGATTGCCGCCAGCGATTTCGGCGTCGCCAAGCCTGACGCCAGCATCTTCCTGGCCGGTTGCGCCGCGCTGGGCGTGGCGCCGCATGAGGCCGTGTATGTCGGCGATGACTTGTATTTCGATGTCACGGGGGCGCAAGGGGCGGGCATGCGTGCCGTGTGGATGAACCGCAAGGGCAGCGATGCCCATCTGGCCGCCGGCGTGCAGCCCGACGCCATCTGCGCCAACTTTGATGAATTGCTGCTGTGGCTGCAGGGGCAGCTGGAAGATTGA
- a CDS encoding enoyl-CoA hydratase/isomerase family protein: MVETLLETVKIEERDCPGGMKLGVITLDAPKSLHALTLDMIRAIDGALVRWAAEDAVACVVLHSSTDKAFCAGGDVRSLRAAIVEQPGVVPNPQALAFFAEEYRLDHRIHTYAKPLLVWGGGIVMGGGLGLMAGASHRVVTESTRIAMPEITIGLFPDVGGSWFLGRMPGRSGLFLGLTGAPLNGADALFAGLGDYFLRQEERNMVLDALALAQWQASPQANSEQLDRLLRGFSAPASMLPVSEVCANFDAIAALTQAPTLPEVVAAIAAYDGDSVWLQKAAHSLDKGAPTSAALVWAMRVRTRHMSLAQVFQLELIVAVQCCAHADFSEGVRALLIDKGNAPQWQPASLAEVSETYLNEYFTAPWDSHPLRDLH; the protein is encoded by the coding sequence ATGGTTGAGACTTTACTTGAAACCGTGAAAATCGAGGAGCGCGACTGTCCCGGCGGCATGAAGCTGGGCGTCATCACCCTCGATGCGCCCAAATCCCTGCACGCGCTGACCCTGGACATGATCCGCGCCATCGACGGCGCTCTCGTGCGCTGGGCCGCTGAAGACGCCGTCGCCTGCGTGGTGCTGCACTCGTCGACCGACAAGGCATTCTGTGCCGGCGGCGACGTGCGCAGCCTGCGCGCGGCCATCGTCGAGCAGCCCGGCGTCGTGCCGAACCCGCAGGCGCTGGCCTTCTTTGCCGAGGAATACCGGCTCGACCACCGCATCCATACGTATGCGAAGCCGCTGCTGGTGTGGGGCGGCGGCATCGTCATGGGCGGCGGCCTGGGCCTGATGGCCGGTGCCAGCCACCGGGTCGTGACGGAAAGCACGCGCATCGCCATGCCGGAAATTACCATCGGCCTGTTCCCCGACGTGGGCGGCAGCTGGTTCCTGGGCCGCATGCCGGGGCGCAGCGGCCTGTTCCTGGGTTTGACGGGCGCGCCCTTGAACGGGGCCGACGCCCTGTTCGCGGGCCTGGGCGACTATTTCCTGCGCCAGGAAGAACGGAACATGGTGCTCGACGCGCTGGCGCTGGCGCAATGGCAAGCCAGTCCGCAAGCGAACAGCGAGCAGCTGGACCGCCTGCTGCGCGGCTTCTCGGCGCCGGCCTCCATGCTGCCCGTGTCCGAAGTGTGCGCCAACTTTGACGCCATCGCTGCGCTGACGCAAGCGCCCACCTTGCCCGAAGTGGTGGCCGCCATTGCCGCGTATGACGGCGATTCGGTCTGGCTGCAAAAGGCGGCCCACTCGCTGGACAAGGGCGCGCCCACTTCGGCCGCGCTGGTCTGGGCCATGCGTGTACGCACGCGCCACATGAGCCTGGCGCAAGTGTTCCAGCTGGAACTCATTGTCGCCGTGCAATGTTGCGCCCATGCAGACTTCAGCGAAGGCGTGCGTGCTTTGCTGATCGACAAGGGCAACGCGCCGCAGTGGCAGCCGGCCAGCCTGGCCGAGGTCAGCGAGACGTATCTCAATGAATATTTCACGGCGCCATGGGATAGCCATCCTTTGCGCGACCTGCATTAA
- a CDS encoding enoyl-CoA hydratase: MNKVYTNLLLERRGHTALVTLDNPPAHTWTLASLNALKELVADLNADADVYALVITGGGAKFFSAGADLNVFADGNKDTAFAMAAAFGEAFEALSAFRGVSIAAINGYAMGGGLECALACDIRIAEEHAQMALPEASVGLLPCAGGTQHLPWLVGEGWAKRMILCGERVDAAKALAIGLVEEVVPTGKAAATALALAAKVARQSPSSVTACKTLIQGARSHPLVDSLPDERTLFLGLFDTQDQKEGVQAFLEKRPAEWKNG; this comes from the coding sequence ATGAACAAAGTGTATACAAATTTACTGCTGGAACGCCGTGGCCATACGGCCCTGGTGACCCTCGACAACCCGCCCGCCCACACGTGGACCCTGGCCAGCCTGAACGCCCTGAAGGAACTGGTGGCCGACCTGAATGCGGACGCCGACGTGTACGCTCTCGTGATCACGGGCGGCGGCGCCAAGTTCTTCTCGGCCGGCGCCGATCTGAACGTATTTGCCGACGGTAACAAGGACACGGCCTTCGCCATGGCCGCCGCGTTTGGCGAGGCGTTCGAGGCATTGTCCGCGTTTCGCGGCGTCAGCATCGCCGCCATCAACGGCTACGCCATGGGCGGCGGGCTCGAATGCGCGCTCGCGTGCGACATCCGCATTGCCGAGGAGCACGCGCAGATGGCCTTGCCGGAAGCCTCGGTCGGCTTGCTGCCATGCGCGGGCGGCACGCAGCATTTGCCGTGGCTGGTGGGCGAAGGCTGGGCCAAGCGCATGATTTTGTGCGGCGAGAGAGTCGATGCGGCCAAGGCCCTGGCCATCGGCCTCGTCGAGGAAGTTGTTCCAACCGGCAAGGCTGCCGCCACGGCGTTGGCCCTGGCTGCCAAAGTGGCGCGCCAGAGCCCGAGCAGCGTGACGGCATGCAAGACCCTGATCCAGGGCGCGCGCAGCCATCCGCTCGTCGATTCCCTGCCCGATGAACGCACCCTGTTCCTGGGCCTGTTCGATACGCAAGACCAGAAAGAGGGCGTGCAGGCGTTCCTGGAAAAACGTCCGGCGGAGTGGAAGAATGGTTGA